In the Setaria italica strain Yugu1 chromosome VI, Setaria_italica_v2.0, whole genome shotgun sequence genome, one interval contains:
- the LOC101770740 gene encoding protein NRT1/ PTR FAMILY 6.3 produces MVGLLPVTNAAAETDVLLDAWDFKGRPAPRASTGRWGAAAMILVAELNERLTTLGIAVNLVTYLTATMHLGNAESANVVTNFMGTSFMLCLLGGFVADSFLGRYLTIAIFTAVQASGVTILTISTAAPGLRPATCPSNDASCSRATGPQLGVLYIALYLTALGTGGLKSSVSGFGSDQFDETDRGEKNQMMRFFNWFFFFISLGSLLAVTVLVYVQDNLGRPWGYGACAASIAAGLVIFLAGTRRYRFKKLAGSPLTQIAAVVVAAWRKRHLELPADPDMLYDIDVGKVAAAEEGSTKKSKRKEKLPHTDQFRFLDHAAINEDPAAEPSKWRLATRTDVEEVKTVVRMLPIWATTIMFWTVYAQMTTFSVSQATTMDRRIGPSFQIPAGSLTVFFVGSILLTVPIYDRIVVPVARRLNGNPHGLTPLQRIGVGLVLSVIAMAGAAATEIRRLRVARDAAVPAGGVVPMSVFWLIPQFFLVGAGEAFTYIGQLDFFLRECPKGMKTMSTGLFLSTLSLGFFVSSALVTCVHKVTGDRHAWIADDLNKGRLDNFYWLLAVICLVNLLVYLVAARWYKYKAGRPGADGSINADEPMLH; encoded by the exons atggtGGGACTCCTGCCGGTGACCAATGCCGCGGCGGAGACCGACGTGCTCCTCGACGCCTGGGACTTCAAGGGCCGCCCCGCCCCACGCGCCTCCACCGGACGctggggcgccgccgccatgatcCTAG TGGCGGAGCTGAACGAGCGGCTGACGACGCTGGGCATCGCGGTGAACCTGGTGACGTACCTGACGGCGACGATGCACCTGGGCAACGCGGAGTCGGCCAACGTCGTCACCAACTTCATGGGCACCTCCTTCATGCTCTGCCTCCTCGGCGGCTTCGTCGCCGACTCCTTCCTCGGCCGCTACCTCACCATCGCCATCTTCACCGCCGTCCAGGCGTCG GGGGTGACGATCCTGACGatctcgacggcggcgccggggctcCGCCCGGCGACGTGCCCGTCCAACGACGCGTCGTGCTCGCGCGCGACGGGGCCGCAGCTGGGCGTCCTCTACATAGCCCTCTACCTGACGGCGCTAGGCACGGGGGGTCTCAAGTCCAGCGTCTCCGGCTTCGGCTCCGACCAGTTCGACGAGACGGACCGCGGCGAGAAGAACCAGATGATGCGCTTCTTCAActggttcttcttcttcatctcgCTCGGCTCGCTGCTCGCCGTCACCGTCCTCGTCTACGTCCAGGACAACCTCGGCAGGCCCTGGGGCTacggcgcctgcgccgcctccatcgccgccgggCTCGTCATCTTCCTCGCCGGGACGAGGAGGTACCGGTTCAAGAAGCTGGCGGGGAGCCCGCTCACGCAaatcgccgccgtcgtcgtcgccgcctggCGCAAGCGCCACCTCGAGCTCCCCGCCGACCCCGACATGCTCTACGACATCGACGTCGGcaaggtcgccgccgccgaggaggggTCCACCAAGAAGAGCAAGCGCAAGGAGAAACTCCCCCACACCGACCAGTTCCG GTTCCTTGACCACGCGGCGATCAACGAGgacccggcggcggagccgagcAAGTGGCGCCTGGCGACGCGgacggacgtggaggaggtgaAGACGGTGGTGCGGATGCTCCCCATCTGGGCGACGACCATCATGTTCTGGACGGTGTACGCGCAGATGACCACCTTCTCGGTGTCCCAGGCGACCACCATGGACCGCCGCATCGGCCCGTCCTTCCAGATCCCGGCGGGCTCCCTCACCGTCTTCTTCGTCGGCTCCATCCTCCTCACCGTCCCCATCTACGACCGCATCGTGGTGCCCGTGGCGCGCCGCCTCAACGGCAACCCGCACGGGCTCACCCCGCTGCAGCGCATCGGCGTGGGGCTCGTGCTCTCCGTCATCGCCatggccggcgccgcggccaccgagatccgccgcctccgcgtggCCCGCGACGCCGcggtccccgccggcggcgtcgtgcCCATGTCCGTGTTCTGGCTCATCCCGCAGTTcttcctcgtcggcgccggcgaggccttcACCTACATCGGCCAGCTCGACTTCTTCCTCCGCGAGTGCCCCAAGGGGATGAAGACCATGAGCACGGGCCTCTTCCTCAGCACCCTCTCGCTGGGGTTCTTCGTCAGCTCGGCGCTCGTCACCTGCGTGCACAAGGTGACCGGCGACCGCCACGCCTGGATCGCCGACGACCTCAACAAGGGCAGGCTCGACAACTTCTACTGGCTGCTCGCCGTCATCTGCCTCGTCAACCTGCTCGtctacctcgtcgccgccaggTGGTACAAGTACAAGGccggccgccccggcgccgACGGCAGCATCAACGCCGACGAGCCCATGCTCCACTGA
- the LOC101771391 gene encoding vesicle-associated protein 1-3, with amino-acid sequence MSGGSGSFLEIQPSELAFPFEIMKQSSCSMQLTNKTDHYVAFKVKTTNPKQYCVRPNIGVVSPGSTCDVTVTMQAQKEPPPDMQCKDKFLVQSVAAENGVTAQDINAAMFNKEPGKVVDEFKLRVVYVPTTTPSPIPEDSELGSSAHSFAHENGINHSAMSQSVSRSPADTTKEKSSEATSVISKLTEEKMSAIQQNQKLRQELELLRKESSKNSGGFSITFLLVVGLLGIVVGYILKRT; translated from the exons AtgagcggcgggagcgggagttTCCTCGAGATCCAGCCCTCCGAGCTCGCATTCCCCT TTGAAATAATGAAGCAGAGCTCATGCTCCATGCAACTCACCAATAAGACTGACCATTATGTAGCATTCAAG GTCAAAACAACCAACCCAAAGCAGTACTGTGTGCGCCCTAATATCGGTGTTGTATCACCAGGGTCGACTTGTGATGTTACAG TGACAATGCAAGCGCAGAAGGAGCCTCCTCCAGACATGCAGTGCAAGGATAAGTTCCTAGTTCAAAGTGTTGCAGCTGAGAATGGAGTAACAGCACAAGACATTAATGCGGCAATG TTCAATAAGGAGCCAGGGAAAGTTGTCGATGAATTCAAGCTGCGTGTGGTCTATGTGCCAACAACTACGCCCAGTCCAATCCCTGAAGACTCTGAACTAGGGAGTTCTGCTCATTCATTTGCACACGAAAATGGAATCAATCATTCCGCGATGTCACAATCT GTATCTAGATCACCCGCTGACACAACCAAGGAGAAGTCCTCTGAG GCAACTTCTGTGATCTCCAAGTTAACTGAGGAGAAGATGTCTGCTATTCAGCAAAACCAGAAGTTACGGCAAGAGCTG GAGCTTCTACGGAAAGAGAGCAGCAAGAACAGCGGCGGTTTCTCCATCACCTTCTTGCTCGTCGTGGGCCTGCTGGGCATCGTCGTCGGCTACATCCTCAAGAGGACATAG
- the LOC101771787 gene encoding U3 small nucleolar ribonucleoprotein protein IMP4 translates to MIRRTQRTRREYLYTKSLEGADRVQFEKKRRIRQALEEGKPIPTELRNEEHELRRQIDLEDQERQVPKSIVDNEYATANIREPKIMLTTSRNPSSPLIQFVKELKVVFPNSQRINRGGQVISEIVESCRSHDITDLILVHEHRGKPDGLIVSHLPHGPTAYFGLLNVVTRHDIKDRKAMGKMSEAYPHLVLDNFSTKIGERTATILKHLFPVPKPDSKRIITFANRDDYISFRHHVYEKPGGPKSIDLKEVGPRFELRLYQIKLGTVEQDEAQSEFVLRPYINTAKKQKTLGS, encoded by the exons ATGATACGGCGGACCCAGCGGACGCGGCGGGAGTACCTGTACACCAAGAGCCTCGAGGGCGCCGACCGTGTGCAGTTCGAGAAGAAGCGCCGCATCCGACAGGCGCTCGAGGAAGGCAAGCCCATCCCCACCGAGCTCCGCAACGAGGAGCACGAGCTGCGGAGGCAGATCGACCTCGAGGACCAGGAGCGTCAAG TTCCGAAGAGCATCGTTGATAATGAGTACGCTACTGCCAACATCCGGGAGCCGAAGATAATGTTAACCACGTCTCGCAATCCCAGCTCGCCCCTGATTCAGTTTGTCAAG GAGCTGAAGGTTGTCTTTCCCAACTCACAAAGAATAAACCGTGGTGGTCAG GTTATATCAGAAATTGTTGAGTCTTGCCGATCACATGATATTACTGATCTTATTTTGGTCCATGAGCATCGTGGTAAACCTGATGGGTTGATCGTCTCTCATCTACCACATGGTCCAACTGCTTACTTTGGATTACTCAATGTG GTGACTCGGCATGACATTAAGGACAGGAAGGCAATGGGTAAAATGTCAGAAGCTTACCCCCATTTAGTACTGGACAACTTCTCAACCAAG ATTGGTGAAAGGACTGCTACTATTCTGAAGCACCTCTTTCCTGTGCCAAAGCCAGATTCAAAGCGAATAATTACTTTTGCTAATAGAGATGACTACATTTCTTTCAG GCATCATGTCTACGAGAAACCAGGTGGTCCCAAATCGatcgacctgaaggaggttggCCCCCGATTTGAGCTGCGGCTGTACCAG ATCAAACTAGGTACTGTGGAACAAGATGAAGCGCAGAGCGAGTTTGTGCTGCGGCCTTACATCAACACTGCCAAGAAGCAAAAGACGCTTGGCTCGTGA